CCGGGCGGCGTCGCCCTCCCCGGTGCCATCGGCGTCGTCCGGCGACGTGCCGGCCGCCGCGAGGTCGCGCGCCAGCAGCAGCGGGTCCGGGCGCAGGCAGATGCCCAGCACGGCGGCGGCCGCCGTGAAGGCGAGGAGGGCCAGCAGGAACGGGCCGGCGAGGCGGGGGATCCCCCAGGCATGGGCGACGTCGCCCGTGGCACTCACCAGGAGGGGACCGACGACCGCGCCGAGTGTGGTGGCGAAGAGCACGGTGCTCACCGCGCGGCCCCGGCGCGCGGGCGAGGCGAGGTCCGCCCCCGCGTACCGGGCCAGCAGATTGGTCACCGTGCCCGCCCCGTAGACGAAGAGGGAGAGGAGGAGCAGGTACACGCTGTCGACGACGGCCGCGATGACGACACCGAGACTGCCGAGCGCGCCGACCACGTAGCCCAGGGTGAGTCCCGGCCGCCGTCCCCAGCGCTGGCACACGCGCCCGATCCCGATGGCACCGAGCGCGGCCCCGGCCGTGAACAGGGCGCTGGGCACCCCGGCGAGGCCGGTGGAGCCGAGCATCTCCTCGGCGAGCAGCGCGCCGACGGTGATGCCGGCGGCGAGCCCCGCGCCGCTGAGGACCTGGGAGACGACCAGGACGGTCAGGACCCGCCGCTGCTGTGGGACCTCCGGATTGCCGTGCGTGGCCGGTATGCCGGACCGAGCGCTCATGATGCCTTTCCCTGTCCCCCGGAGCGAGAAGTCTCTCCGGATGCCACGCCGGATGGTGGTGCGGGCGCCGTGGTCCCGTCGGTGATGCGGGCGTACGCGGCGCGCGTGCTACGCCGCTGCCAGCGGTTCGAGTGCGGCGATGTCCTCCAGTGACATGTCCAGCTGCTGGTGGAGGAACCGCACGATCGTCCAGTGCGGCAGAGCGCCCTCGTCGAAGGGGCCGAACTCCCGGCAGTACAGCGGGATCCAGCGCAGGGCTTCCTCGATCGCCTGCTCACGGCCGGGCTCCTGCTGGTAGTCCTCGTAGCCGATGCTCCGGTGATGGATGAAGAACCGGCCGGGCAGTCTCTCTTCGCACAGTTCACGGTACTCGCGCGTCTGCAGAATGAGGTAGTGCCATATCTCGTCGATCTCCTGCTCGACGGGCAGGAAGAGTCCGCTGAGCTGCTCGCGGTGGTGCGAGATGAGGTAGAGGTACCGCAGGCACTCGAGGACCTGGCGTTCGACGAAGTCCGGTGCCGCTTCGGTCTTGTCGGTGAAGTACTTCACCACCTCGTCGTGGAGTCGGCTGCCGAGAAGAGCCTTGAGGTCCTCGGCGGACACGGTCGGCTGTGGGGTGGTCACACCATTCTCCCGTCGGGTGGGTCAGAGGTCTTTCGCGAGCCAGGCGTACTTGCCGGACTTGCCGATGGCGATGTGCGTGCGGTGCTCGACACGGCACCGGCGCCCGGTCAGTTCGCCGACGCTGTGCTCCAGTGCGGCTGCCTCGGCCGGCTCGAGTGGTGCGTCGTGGAAGGTCGTGTACCGCAGTACGGCCTCCGCGTCCCCGGAGGGCCGGAGCTGGTGGAGGAAGACGTGCGGTGACGCGCGGCCGACGCTGTCGTCGAGGTCTCCCTGCGCCACCGGGCCGTGCGGCGCCGGGAGAAGCTCCTTCTCACGGCCGCAGAACCGGGAGATCCTGGCCGGGTCCGGTGTGCCGTCCAGGGTGCGTACGCAGTCCCCCGAGCGGTACCGGATCAGCGGCATATGGGGATTCCGCACACTCGTCACAATGAGGTTGAAGAGTTGACTTCCCGGGGTCACCGGAATCAATTCCACATTCATCTGGTCGAGGTACGGCCAGTACCGGCCGTCGCGGTCGCTGTAGTAGAGGTAACCCAGCTCCGTGCTGCCGAACAGATCGATGATCGGGCAGGTGAAGTGCCGCTGGAGGAAACGGCGGACATTCACCGGGGTGTATTCGTAGGCGTGGATGATGCTGGCGGGCTGCGGGAACTGGTCCCACAGGCCCCACTCGTTCACCTTCCGCACGAGGTGCGCCAGGTGATAGCCCGAGCAGTCGAGGTGGTACCACCCCTGCGGATGTGCCTGCCGTGCCGTCCGGATCTCGGCCAGCATGCGCTCGACCTCCTCGCGCTCCCACAACGCCGGGTCGAGCCGCAGGTTGAGGTAGAGAGTGCGGGCGTCCAGCCGCCGTTCCTCGAGGTCGGGCAGGGTGTCCGGCTCGGCTCCGCGCTTCTTCGCGTTGACCCGGGCGACGTGCTCCGTGGCCAACACGGTGGTGAGGGAGACGCGTTGGCATCCCTGGTCCCACGTGGCGGAGATGTCGGGATGCTCGCTCCACAGCCGGTAATAGGAGTTGAGCAGGAAGTACGGGGGGCGGATGATCTGCATACGGGCATGATTGGTGCCGGTGGAGAGCACGAACTCCGCCTCACCGGCCGCGAGTGCCTCCGCGAGCCGGGGTGTCATCCAGTTGTCCGGGAAATCCCGCGCTATCTCGGGTTTCTCGAGTATGGGGAAGTGTCCCTGCTCGATCGACCTCCGGTAGATCGGTATGTCCCTGATCCGCTCGACGATGTCGGCTGTCGGCTGACCGTTCATTCTCACCCTCGGGGTCTGCTCGGAGAACGGAAGCCCCGCATGAAGCCAGGGGCCGTGCGCCGGGGGAGCGGGCCGCGGACGCGCGAAGCGGCCGGACTCGCTCCCCCGGGTTTCAGCGGACGGTCGTCAGGAGATGCAACCGGCCTTGGGGGCCGCGCTGATGCAGCCCGACTTGGCCACGCTGATGCAGCCGTCCTTCGCGGCGTTCTGCGCCGAGTTGGCGGCGACCCAGCCCTTCCAGACGCTGTCCTGGGCCATCTTCTTGATGAGCTTGTCCATGTCGACCTCCGAAAACAGTGACGTATGCGACGGATGACCTGCTCTTTTGTCGCTCCGTCAGACCGTAAAGCCATGGCCAAGAAAGTGTCAACGTTGAGCAAGGCAATGATCGCTTCGAGGTTGGCCGACCGGTGAGTTGACACGTGGACGCCGCTCAACTGGACGTCGGCGGAGCGGTGGGCCGCGGGCCCCTGACGGCCGGCGACCGCGGCGAAGCCGGGGCCGGTGGGCCGCGTCGGCATTGTCGGGCGGATGTCGTGAGGCGGGGGCGTGGCATGGCGGTGGTGGGGTGAGACGTCCTGCCGATGGCGTGCGGCGGCCTCGGGGGCGTACGCCCCCAGGACGCACTGCCGACTACGCATCCATCAATAAGTTAAGCGCATTATTGAGCTGCCTAGGGCTGCCGAGCTAAGGTAACGTACAGGCAAAAGACGGCGTGGCCGCAGTGCGGGACCGCTCCCCGACTGCGGTGTGGCATTCCATGACGCGTGGTCAACGGGTCGCGTTCTCGGGGGAGTTCGTGTTCACAGGGCAGCGCGCGTTCAAAGAACTACAGCGAATTTCAACCAAAACGGGGATGCCGGGACCATCAGGCCGCCTCCGGACCGCACGCTCTTCCAGCGCGCCACCCCTGCGGTGGAAACCTGTGCGGCGCTGAAGCCACCACAGGGAAAACCGGTCGATTCCGGCACAGCACCCATGGGCCGGCCTTCCGGCAATCCCTCGCACGCGAAGTACTCCAATGCTGACCTTGAACACACCGTGCCTGAATGTACCGGGCGCAGGAGGCGGGCCAACATGAAGTCCCTGATAGCCAACGCGCGATCGTTCGCGACGCACGTCACCGAGCGTGCCGAGGAATTCCGTGCCCTGGAGGCCGGACAGAATCCGGAAGCGTTGTTCATCACTTGTTCCGACTCGCGAGTGGTGCCCTCACTGATCACCGGTGCGCGCCCGGGTGAGCTGTTCGAGCTGCGGACCGCGGGCAACATCGTGCCGGAGTACTGCAGTGACCACCCCGCGGGCGAGACGGCCACCATCGAATACGCGGTGCGCGTGCTGGCCGTCCGCACCCTCATCGTGTGCGGGCACTCCCATTGCGGCGCCGTCGGTGCCCTCGTGCGCGGCGACGACCTGTCCGGCGTGCCGGCGGTACGGGGCTGGCTGGAACGCGGAGCCTCCGCAGAGCTGAAGGCGTTCGCCGACGACCGGGACGACCCGGTCGTCGCCGCCTCCGTGCAGCGCCACGCCCTCGCCCAGCTCGACCGGCTGCGCGCCTACCCCTGCGTCGCCGAGCGGCTGTCCGACGGCCGGCTGACGCTGCACGCCTGGTACTACGAAGTCCACACCGGGACCGTCCTCGCCCACCGCGCCACGGACGGCGAAGCAGCGTTCCTGCCCCTGTGACCCGCGATCCCTCGCACGCGGTCACACCGGCTCGTCCGTCCCCACCTCATGTGAGGAACCCATGCGCCCCCTGCCCCCTCCCGCGGCCCTGCGGCGGGACTTCACCGCCTCCCTCGTCGTCTTCCTCGTCGCGCTGCCCCTGTGTGTGGGCGTCGCCGTCGCCTCGGGCGTGCCCGCCGAACTCGGCCTGGTCACCGGCATCGTCGGCGGCCTCGTCGCGGGGGTACTGCCCGGCAGCTCCCTCCAGGTCAGCGGTCCGGCCGCCGGGCTGACCGTCCTCGTCTACGAAGCGGTCCAGGCCCACGGGATGGCCACCCTCGGTGTCATCGTCCTGGCCGCCGGCATCCTGCAACTCGTGCTCGGACTCCTGAAGTTCGGGCGCTGGTTCCGTGCCATCTCGGTCGCCGTCGTCCAGGGGATGCTCGCAGGCATCGGACTCGTCCTGATCTTCGGCCAGTGCTACGCCATGGCCGATCGCAAGGCGCCCCGCTCCGGGATCGACAAGCTCACCGGACTCCCGGCACTGGCCGCCGACATCGCCGCGGACGAGCGGTCACTGACCGCGCTCGCCATCGGAGCCGGCACCGTGGCCGTCCTCGTCCTCTGGAAGCGCCTGCCGGACCGGATCTCCGGGGCGCTCCCCGCACCCCTGGCCGCCGTCGCCCTCGCCACCGCCGCGACCGCGGCCTTATCCCTGCCCATTGCCAAGGTCGAGGTACAGGGCCTGCTCGAATCGGTCCAGCCACCCGCCCTGGACGACTTCAGCGGCCTCGGCGAGATCGCCCTGCTCGGCACCGTCCTCGCCTTCACCCTCATCGCCTCCGCCGAGAGCCTCTTCAGCGCGGCAGCGGTCGACCGCATGCACGACGGCCCGCGCACCGACTACGACAAGGAGCTCATCGCCCAAGGCGCCGGGAACACCGTATGCGGCTTCCTCGGCGCGCTGCCGATGACCGCGGTCATCGTCCGCAGCTCGGCCAACGTCCAGGCCGGTGCCCGCACCAAGGCCTCCCGGGTCCTGCACGGTGTGTGGCTCCTGCTGTTCGCCGCCCTGCTCCCCGCCGCGCTCGGCGTCATCCCCCTGGCCTCCCTCGCCGGTGTCCTGGTGCACGCCGGGTGCAAGCTCGTCCCGGTCCGGGAACTCCTCCCGCTGTGGCGCGAACACCGCGGTGAAGCGGTGGTACTGGCCGTCACCGCGATCGCCATCGTCACCACCAACATGTTCGAGGGCGTCCTGGCCGGGCTGCTGCTGGCCGTCGCCAAGACCGCGTGGGCGATCTCCCACGTCCACATGAGCGTCAAGGAATCCGGCACCGGTCCCGTCCACGTACGGCTGACCGGCAACGCCACCTTCCTGCGCCTGCCGCTCATCCTCGAAACGCTCGAAGCACTGCCGAAGGACCGCCCCATCGAACTGGACCTGTCCGGGCTCCGCCACCTCGACCACGCCTGCCAGACCGCCCTCACCAACTGGGCCGACCGCCACAACGAAGAAGGCACCGAGCCGGTACGGATGAGCGGCCACCACCAGGGCCGGGCGTAGCCGCCGCCTGCCGGACCCCAGGGGACCGCGGCGCGCCCGGCGTTCACCACGGGCGCGCCCACCCCCACGCGGCGGGCTACAGGTCCCGCCAGCGCACCAGCGCCAAGGAGAACAGTCCGAAGAGTGCCAGTCCCACCGCGATCGCAGTCAGCAGCCACGGGCCGGCCGGGGTGTCGGCGAAGGTGCGCAGCGTGTCGTCCAGCCCCTTGGCGTGCTCCGGGTCGTAGGTGACGGCCGCCTGGACGGCGAAGCCGCCCGCCGCCGCGAACACCAGGCCCCGGCTGACTCCGCCCCCGACGCCGAGGACATCGACGGTCCTGCGCGTCGCCGGGGACATCCCCGCCCTCAGATGCCGGCGGTACGCGCGTGTGGCCGCCCTGATCGTGATCCACACACCCGCCGCCGCCACCCCGGCCCCCACCGCGGCCACCAGTACCTGGCCGCCAGGCCACTCCAGCACGCGGGCCGTCGCGTCCCGCGACTGCTCGTCGGTCGAGCCGGCGCCGCTGCTCCGCTCACCGGCCGCGAAGGCGATCACCGAGCCGGCGACGACGGAGTAGAACACGAAACGCACGGCCGACAGCAGCCGCTTGCCGGCTTTTCCGCCGTGCGGCCCGGCGCTGCCGAAGACCGTCTCCGACAGTCGCCACAAGGCCATACCGATCAACCCGATGCCCACCGCCCAGACCAGCACCCGGCCGAAGGGCTGCTCGGCCAGTTCCTGCACCGCTCCGCCGCGATCGGCCTGTTCACCGCCGTCGAGGAGGGCGATGCGCAGTGCGAGCGCGGCGATGAGGAGGTAGAGCACTCCACGCGCCGCCAGCCCCGCACGCGCGGCCGCGGCCACTCCCGTCCCGTGCGCCGCTCGTGCTTCGCTGCCGCCCGGCCACCGTCTCATCGTGCCGCCTTTCGCGTCGGACCCCGCCCACACGGCTCAAGGGATGAACCATCTGCCCCGGGCGGCCGGGACGAAAACGACAGCGGGCCGTGGACCGTCCCACGATCACGCCCGGATGGTCTACCGGCACACCGCACGCGTGACGGGGCGCCGGCCGAGGACACGGGCGGGCCCCGGTCAGCGGCCCCGCCGACGGTATTCGCGGACGAGCACCTTCACCGCGGCGGGCACGGAAGGCCGTGCCGACCCGTGCAGGAGGCCCGTGCCCTTGGCCGCGGCCGCGTCGGCGGTGAGGACCTCCAGCGTGATGACCGCCCGGGTGAACGCGCGGTGGGCGGGCGGCGCGAGGCCGGGCAGCCCGCGGCTGGCGAGCAGGTCCCGGCGGGCCCGCGCCAGGAGGGACGTGAGCAGGGCGCGGGTCCCCGGGGACTCCCGCCCCGTTTCCAGATCGGCACGACGGACGCCGTGGTGCGCCAGCGCGTCGTCCGGGAGGGTGAGCCTGCCGTCCCGCAGGTCCTCGGCGAGATCGTTGACGAAGTCGAGCCGCTGGCTGCCGTCGATGTAGGCACGGCACAGCTGGTGGCTCAGCTCGGCGCCGGCGTCCGGCGACAGGAGCAGGCAGGCGATGAGCATGAACGCGGGCAGCGAGTACGCGTCGATGTACCGCTGGTAGTCCGCCTCGTCGGAGAAGCCCGTGAAGTCGCGGTCCGCGGACGCGCCGGCGAGGAAGTCCTCGACGTGGCCCCGCAGGCGCGGATGGACGGAGACGGTGTGCAGGAGTGCGCGGAGCACAGGGTCCCCGCTGTTCCCGGTCGCCAGCGCCTCGCGGACGCTCTTCTCCCACGCGGCGCAGGAATCCTCGGCGTGCCCGGTCGCGGGGCTCGCGTCGAGAAGGGTGTCCGTGTGGTGCATGAAGGCGGTGGCGGCGATCACGTGGGGTACGAGCGCCGGGGGCAGCAACAGCCGCACGGCGACATAGGCGTGGCGCCGGTACGCCGAGACCCGGTCGCGCTGCCGGGTGTAGTCGGCGCGCAGCCGGGGGGCACCGATGCCCGCCGCGGTGAGTGTCCTGTCCCACGAGTGCATGCGGCACGTCTTCCTGCGAGTGGTGACGATCAAGGGCGCGAGCCTATCGGGCCCCGCGCCGGGCCTGCGGCCGTCGCCGGACACCGGGCCCACCGGACGAGGCTCCTGCCCGGGACTGCTCCGAAGGATGTAGCGGGGATCTGGTCCGCGACGGCGATTCTTCCCTCGTGATCCTTATCTACCGTTTTACGTATGAAGCCATCGACCGCCCGGGCCGTGCCATCCGAGGCCCCGGCATGGAGAGCGTTGGCCGCCCCGTTCCTGTTCGACGTGGCCCTTCCGCTGACCGTCTACTACGTACTGCGGTCGCAGGGCACCGGGCAGTGGCAGGCGCTGATGCTCAGCGGAACCGTCCCGGTGGGACGGGTCGCCGTCATGCTGGCCGCGCGGCGGCACGTCACCGGCTTCGAAACCTTCATGATCGGCATGCTGGCGGTGCGCGTGATCACGTCGCTGTTCACCGGCGACCCACGGGTCCTCCTGGTCAAGGACGCCTGCCTGTCGGTGGCCGCCGGCGCCTGGATCCTCGGCTCGCTCCTGACCGCCAGGCCCTTCGCCTTCCAGATGGGCCAGTACTGGTCCGCACCGGCCGCACAACACGGCCGGGACACGGCCTGGCACCGGTCACCGGCCCTGCGGGGCGCACTGACCAGGCTGACCGTCCTGTGGGGCTGCGGTCAGGTCCTCGACTCCGTCGTCGGCGTGACGATCGCGATGACCTGCGCCGTCGAGGTGGTACCGGTACTCAACCGGGCCAAGGGGCTGGCCCTGCTCGGCCTCGCCGCCGCCGTCACCGTTCTCTACAGCCGCCATTGCGCGCGCCGGAGCGGGCTGTCCCTGTTCGGCGCCGTGCCGCTGCGCACCCGGAAGCCGCGCGTGGCGCCCCACGCAGGCGACCCGCACGCACCCGACCCTCCCCACACCCGAACTCCCCGTACAGGACACAGAAGAAAGGACTCCCCATCATGACCGTGCATAGGACCTCGTCGGAACCGGGCGCGCTGTCCACGATTCTGGCCGAACTGCGACGTGTGGCCGCACTTCCCCTCGAACGAGGCGAGACCCTGCCGCCCGCCGCCTACACCTCACCCGAGATGTACACCCGCGAGACCGAGCGCATCTTCGGCCGGGAGTGGCTGTGCGTGGCACGGGCCGAGGAGATCCCCGAGCCCGGCAGCTATCTGCGGCTGGACGTCCTCGGCGTACCCCTGGTGATCACCCGTGACGAGGAGGGCGAGCTGCACGCGCTGTCCAGAGTCTGC
The window above is part of the Streptomyces syringium genome. Proteins encoded here:
- a CDS encoding MFS transporter yields the protein MSARSGIPATHGNPEVPQQRRVLTVLVVSQVLSGAGLAAGITVGALLAEEMLGSTGLAGVPSALFTAGAALGAIGIGRVCQRWGRRPGLTLGYVVGALGSLGVVIAAVVDSVYLLLLSLFVYGAGTVTNLLARYAGADLASPARRGRAVSTVLFATTLGAVVGPLLVSATGDVAHAWGIPRLAGPFLLALLAFTAAAAVLGICLRPDPLLLARDLAAAGTSPDDADGTGEGDAARTDTRALATGAAVMVVTQLVMIAIMTMTPVHMRAHGHGTQAAGLVIALHVAAMFMPSPLTGMLVDRLGRRWVAAAPGLTLLAAGILAAVAPPHSMAALATALVLLGLGWNFGLISGTAIVTDAVPLARRAATQGTVDVGIALAGATGGMASGLVVAASGFPALAAGGAVLALAIVPVLALADRPPRAAPAEAVASKQRV
- a CDS encoding carbonic anhydrase — protein: MKSLIANARSFATHVTERAEEFRALEAGQNPEALFITCSDSRVVPSLITGARPGELFELRTAGNIVPEYCSDHPAGETATIEYAVRVLAVRTLIVCGHSHCGAVGALVRGDDLSGVPAVRGWLERGASAELKAFADDRDDPVVAASVQRHALAQLDRLRAYPCVAERLSDGRLTLHAWYYEVHTGTVLAHRATDGEAAFLPL
- a CDS encoding SulP family inorganic anion transporter, translating into MRPLPPPAALRRDFTASLVVFLVALPLCVGVAVASGVPAELGLVTGIVGGLVAGVLPGSSLQVSGPAAGLTVLVYEAVQAHGMATLGVIVLAAGILQLVLGLLKFGRWFRAISVAVVQGMLAGIGLVLIFGQCYAMADRKAPRSGIDKLTGLPALAADIAADERSLTALAIGAGTVAVLVLWKRLPDRISGALPAPLAAVALATAATAALSLPIAKVEVQGLLESVQPPALDDFSGLGEIALLGTVLAFTLIASAESLFSAAAVDRMHDGPRTDYDKELIAQGAGNTVCGFLGALPMTAVIVRSSANVQAGARTKASRVLHGVWLLLFAALLPAALGVIPLASLAGVLVHAGCKLVPVRELLPLWREHRGEAVVLAVTAIAIVTTNMFEGVLAGLLLAVAKTAWAISHVHMSVKESGTGPVHVRLTGNATFLRLPLILETLEALPKDRPIELDLSGLRHLDHACQTALTNWADRHNEEGTEPVRMSGHHQGRA
- a CDS encoding DUF1206 domain-containing protein; amino-acid sequence: MRRWPGGSEARAAHGTGVAAAARAGLAARGVLYLLIAALALRIALLDGGEQADRGGAVQELAEQPFGRVLVWAVGIGLIGMALWRLSETVFGSAGPHGGKAGKRLLSAVRFVFYSVVAGSVIAFAAGERSSGAGSTDEQSRDATARVLEWPGGQVLVAAVGAGVAAAGVWITIRAATRAYRRHLRAGMSPATRRTVDVLGVGGGVSRGLVFAAAGGFAVQAAVTYDPEHAKGLDDTLRTFADTPAGPWLLTAIAVGLALFGLFSLALVRWRDL
- a CDS encoding phytoene/squalene synthase family protein — encoded protein: MHSWDRTLTAAGIGAPRLRADYTRQRDRVSAYRRHAYVAVRLLLPPALVPHVIAATAFMHHTDTLLDASPATGHAEDSCAAWEKSVREALATGNSGDPVLRALLHTVSVHPRLRGHVEDFLAGASADRDFTGFSDEADYQRYIDAYSLPAFMLIACLLLSPDAGAELSHQLCRAYIDGSQRLDFVNDLAEDLRDGRLTLPDDALAHHGVRRADLETGRESPGTRALLTSLLARARRDLLASRGLPGLAPPAHRAFTRAVITLEVLTADAAAAKGTGLLHGSARPSVPAAVKVLVREYRRRGR
- a CDS encoding VC0807 family protein, whose protein sequence is MKPSTARAVPSEAPAWRALAAPFLFDVALPLTVYYVLRSQGTGQWQALMLSGTVPVGRVAVMLAARRHVTGFETFMIGMLAVRVITSLFTGDPRVLLVKDACLSVAAGAWILGSLLTARPFAFQMGQYWSAPAAQHGRDTAWHRSPALRGALTRLTVLWGCGQVLDSVVGVTIAMTCAVEVVPVLNRAKGLALLGLAAAVTVLYSRHCARRSGLSLFGAVPLRTRKPRVAPHAGDPHAPDPPHTRTPRTGHRRKDSPS